The genomic interval TTGCCGTCGCACTATCACCTACGACATTAAGTGAAGTTACCAGCATTTCGATTGGGCGATTAATCGCAAGGATTAAGGAATATGCCATTAAAGCAGCTTCATTATTATAACCCATCCCTGTTAAAAGGGTACATAATATAATAGCTCCTGCACCAGGGGCTGCGGGGGTACCAATTGATGCTAAAACTGTCAATAAAGATATTAGGATAATATTACCTAATGATATGTCGTAACCTGCAAACGATGCGATAAATACTGTTGCAATTACTTGCATTATCGCTGTACCGTTCATATTTACAGTCATACCTAGTGGTAGAACAAATGAAGCCACTTCACTATCTACCCCTAATTCTTCAGTAGTTGTATTGGTGTTTAGAGGTAATGTAGAAGCACTTGATGATGTTGAAAACCCAAATAAAGCGACTTTACTAATTTTTTTCACAAATGGTAATGGGTTTAATTTTCCAAATACCATTACATATACAGCGTAACCAAAGATTAAGAACAATAACAAGCAAATCACTACTACAATAACATAAGATAATGCTGGATAAAGATGATCTACACCATAAATCGCAAATGTACGTGTTAATAATACAAAGATGGCGATTGGTCCGAATTTCGATATAACTATATTTAAAAATACAACTATGATTTGGTTAATATCTTCAAGTAATTTCTTTAAAACTAAAATCTTATCGTTTAATGTATTAATCGCTAAACCTGTCACGATTGCGACAAACACAACAGCTATAATACTTCCATTTGTTGAAAAAGCAGATAGTATATTACTTGGAATCGCATTTACAATTACTTGTAAAGGATTTCCACCAACTGTCCCTGATTTACTTGCAATGTTTTCAATACTTGTTTCAAATATACCTAAATGGTAACCTAATAACGCGAATGTACACGCAAGAATCAAAGCAAATAAATAGGTGGTAGAAAAACCAAAGATTGTTTTTAATGATATTCTTCCAAGTTTTTTAGTATCTGCAATTTTGCACATTGCAAGGGTGATAGATGTAAATACCATAGGTACTATTACTAGTTGTAATGCTCTAATAAAAAGTTGTCCTATGATATAAAAGATTCCTATTGCTTGATTGTTTTTGTGAATATCTTCAAATAAGATATTGTTGATACTATTCCAAAGTTGACTATTTCCATTTTTGATCAATTCTTCTCTTAAGAATAT from Mycoplasmatota bacterium carries:
- a CDS encoding dicarboxylate/amino acid:cation symporter — protein: MFIALVAGILVGTGFIFLREELIKNGNSQLWNSINNILFEDIHKNNQAIGIFYIIGQLFIRALQLVIVPMVFTSITLAMCKIADTKKLGRISLKTIFGFSTTYLFALILACTFALLGYHLGIFETSIENIASKSGTVGGNPLQVIVNAIPSNILSAFSTNGSIIAVVFVAIVTGLAINTLNDKILVLKKLLEDINQIIVVFLNIVISKFGPIAIFVLLTRTFAIYGVDHLYPALSYVIVVVICLLLFLIFGYAVYVMVFGKLNPLPFVKKISKVALFGFSTSSSASTLPLNTNTTTEELGVDSEVASFVLPLGMTVNMNGTAIMQVIATVFIASFAGYDISLGNIILISLLTVLASIGTPAAPGAGAIILCTLLTGMGYNNEAALMAYSLILAINRPIEMLVTSLNVVGDSATAIVVAKSENLLDEEVYYG